One Endozoicomonas gorgoniicola DNA window includes the following coding sequences:
- the xdhA gene encoding xanthine dehydrogenase subunit XdhA translates to MSIGYSEQRLDATAKVTGRSRFTSDLIMPGTRVARYLRSKIAHGRITNIDTSGAKALPGVEAVFTFEDIPKTPFATAGHAYSLDPKGRDVEDRLLLTDYVRYHGDEIAIVVATDHLIAEQALGLIKVKYDEYPPLLNHQQAMAEQAPILHQQTSNKVAEHQYQFGNPDEAMHHADTTVSGCFQTQMVQHCHLENQIAMAYMDDTDHIVITSSTQIPHICRRIIAQALSWEISRIRVVKPTVGGGFGNKQDVVLEPMVAFLTWKLGGIPVMIDLDREESMLSTRIRHPFNVDIKCGVNRDGTLKALTLDVVSNTGAYASHGHSIAKAAGSKLPPLYPKAAVRYKAMTHYSNLPAAGAMRGYGSPQIVFAVESIMEEAARNIGMDSVEFRLRNVAQQGDMNPLTDKHITSCGIRECLIKGRERIGWDKKKEDYRHSNNPSYNKRRGLGVACFSYGNGTYPAGVEIAGARMVLNQDGRITVQVGATEIGQGSDTAIAQMAAEHLGVPFSAVHVVSAQDTDVTPFDPGSFASRQTYVISKPVSEAARELREKILGYAAEMLNCPVSELTLRDGIVVAETPESQTLTLKELAMDAYYHKQRGHQLTADVSCKTTTNASSFGCTFVDVEVDIELCQTSILNIINVHDAGRIINPILAEGQVHGGIAMGLSGAMGEELLVNPDTGIIYNNNLLDYKIATMPDMPDIGSDFVETTEPTSAYGAKSIGEPPLLSVAPAIRNAILDATDVAINRLPMSPKALFNAFSEAHLIQEAN, encoded by the coding sequence ATGAGCATTGGGTACTCTGAACAGCGGCTGGATGCTACCGCCAAGGTAACAGGCAGAAGCCGTTTTACCAGCGACCTTATTATGCCCGGAACCCGGGTTGCCAGATATCTGCGCAGTAAAATTGCCCACGGCAGGATCACAAATATTGACACCTCTGGCGCTAAAGCGCTGCCGGGCGTTGAGGCAGTGTTTACGTTTGAGGATATTCCTAAAACACCGTTTGCAACGGCAGGTCATGCTTACTCCCTTGACCCAAAAGGCAGGGATGTCGAAGACCGGTTACTGCTGACCGATTATGTCCGCTATCACGGAGATGAAATCGCCATTGTGGTGGCGACAGACCATCTGATTGCCGAGCAGGCGCTGGGGCTGATTAAGGTAAAATACGACGAGTACCCACCTTTGCTGAATCATCAACAGGCCATGGCTGAACAGGCACCGATTCTTCATCAGCAAACATCCAATAAGGTCGCTGAGCATCAATATCAGTTCGGCAATCCTGATGAAGCCATGCATCACGCAGACACAACCGTGAGCGGGTGCTTTCAAACCCAGATGGTGCAGCACTGTCATCTGGAAAACCAGATTGCCATGGCTTACATGGACGACACTGACCACATTGTCATCACTTCTTCTACCCAGATTCCCCATATATGCCGTCGTATAATCGCTCAGGCACTGTCTTGGGAAATAAGCCGGATACGGGTCGTAAAACCAACCGTCGGCGGTGGTTTTGGTAACAAGCAGGATGTGGTGCTTGAGCCTATGGTCGCTTTTCTGACCTGGAAACTGGGTGGTATTCCTGTGATGATCGATCTGGACCGGGAAGAGTCGATGCTCAGTACCCGAATCCGCCATCCGTTCAACGTCGATATAAAGTGCGGCGTTAACCGTGATGGAACCTTGAAAGCCCTGACACTGGATGTAGTCTCCAATACCGGTGCTTACGCCTCCCACGGTCATTCCATTGCCAAAGCGGCGGGTTCCAAACTGCCACCCCTTTACCCGAAGGCAGCGGTTCGCTATAAGGCGATGACCCACTACTCAAACCTTCCTGCCGCAGGTGCCATGCGGGGTTATGGCTCGCCGCAGATTGTGTTTGCCGTAGAATCTATTATGGAAGAGGCAGCCCGCAACATCGGTATGGACAGCGTAGAGTTTCGTCTGCGCAATGTCGCCCAACAAGGAGACATGAACCCATTAACCGACAAACACATTACCAGCTGTGGCATCAGGGAGTGCCTGATAAAAGGCAGGGAACGTATTGGTTGGGATAAAAAGAAAGAAGACTACAGGCATTCAAATAATCCTTCTTATAACAAGCGACGCGGGCTTGGTGTCGCCTGTTTCTCTTATGGTAACGGCACTTACCCTGCCGGTGTCGAGATTGCCGGAGCCCGAATGGTGTTAAACCAGGATGGACGCATTACTGTGCAGGTCGGTGCTACAGAGATTGGACAGGGTTCTGATACCGCAATTGCCCAGATGGCTGCGGAACATCTGGGGGTTCCATTTTCTGCTGTCCATGTAGTGTCTGCCCAGGATACCGATGTAACACCTTTTGATCCGGGTTCATTCGCTTCCCGGCAAACCTACGTCATTTCCAAACCCGTTTCAGAAGCAGCCAGAGAGCTGCGTGAGAAAATCCTTGGTTATGCCGCAGAAATGTTAAACTGCCCGGTCTCTGAACTGACGCTCAGAGACGGTATAGTGGTTGCAGAAACCCCCGAAAGCCAGACTCTGACCCTGAAAGAACTGGCAATGGATGCCTATTACCACAAGCAAAGGGGACATCAGTTAACGGCGGATGTTTCATGCAAGACAACCACCAACGCCAGCTCTTTTGGATGCACCTTTGTAGACGTCGAAGTCGATATTGAACTGTGCCAGACCTCAATACTCAACATCATCAATGTACACGACGCAGGCAGAATCATTAACCCAATCCTTGCCGAAGGCCAGGTTCATGGCGGCATAGCCATGGGGCTGTCCGGTGCCATGGGCGAAGAACTGCTGGTCAACCCTGATACCGGAATCATCTATAACAACAACCTGCTGGATTACAAAATAGCCACCATGCCGGACATGCCGGATATTGGCAGTGATTTTGTTGAAACCACTGAGCCGACTTCAGCCTATGGTGCCAAGTCAATAGGGGAACCACCGCTGCTGTCAGTGGCTCCGGCGATTCGCAATGCCATTCTGGACGCAACCGACGTGGCCATCAACCGCTTACCCATGTCGCCTAAAGCGCTGTTTAACGCCTTCAGTGAAGCGCATCTGATTCAGGAGGCAAACTGA
- the hydA gene encoding dihydropyrimidinase, with product MSVLIKNATLVNADASEQADIFIQNGIIERIAPVISRAEAEQSATTPLEVIDASGKYLIPGGVDVHTHFNIDVGIAQSCDDFYSGTVSAACGGTTTIIDHMGFGPKGCSLHHQLARYHEFARDSAVIDYSFHGTIQHIDDSILDEMESMVLDEGISSFKLYLTYGFKLDDTEVLAALSRLNQLNALTCVHPENDGAIRFLKNRMLESGLKDPIYHALSRPPECEAEAVGRMINLAVLAGDAPVYIVHLSNGIGLEYIRQAHQRGQPVFAETCPQYLQLDINRYNETCSGDFPVDQGLKYIISPPLRDSDHLEQLWNGLQDGTISTIATDHCAFTMDQKRAGRDGFQYCPNGMPGVENRIPLMFSEGVMKGRLSINHFVDLVSTRPAQLFGLYPRKGVIAEGSDADLVIIDPDCEVTLSQSRMHSRSDYCPYEGMILQGYPVMTLSRGKVIVRNGVFKGLAGDGEFIPRETLNRCFRYWNRN from the coding sequence ATGTCCGTTCTTATAAAAAATGCCACACTGGTTAACGCCGATGCCAGTGAACAGGCCGATATCTTCATTCAAAACGGCATTATTGAACGGATTGCACCCGTTATCTCTCGTGCGGAAGCTGAACAGTCCGCTACCACGCCTCTGGAAGTCATCGATGCCAGTGGCAAATACCTCATTCCCGGTGGCGTTGATGTCCACACGCATTTCAATATTGATGTAGGCATTGCCCAAAGCTGTGACGATTTTTACAGCGGCACCGTATCCGCAGCCTGCGGAGGAACAACCACCATCATTGACCATATGGGCTTTGGCCCGAAAGGCTGTTCTCTGCATCATCAGCTTGCACGCTACCATGAGTTCGCCCGCGACAGTGCGGTGATTGATTACAGTTTTCACGGCACAATCCAGCACATTGACGACAGCATTCTGGATGAAATGGAATCCATGGTGCTGGATGAAGGCATCTCCAGCTTTAAACTTTACCTGACATACGGCTTTAAGTTAGACGACACAGAAGTACTGGCAGCCCTGTCCCGGTTAAACCAGTTAAACGCCCTCACCTGTGTGCATCCTGAAAACGACGGAGCCATTCGCTTCCTGAAAAACAGAATGCTCGAAAGCGGTTTAAAAGATCCTATCTATCATGCGCTCAGCCGGCCTCCGGAGTGCGAGGCAGAAGCCGTTGGTCGTATGATTAATCTGGCGGTTCTGGCTGGCGATGCCCCTGTCTATATCGTGCACCTGTCCAATGGTATTGGCCTGGAATATATCCGTCAGGCACACCAGCGCGGGCAGCCAGTCTTTGCAGAAACCTGCCCGCAATACCTGCAACTGGATATCAACCGTTACAATGAAACCTGCTCCGGCGACTTCCCTGTCGACCAGGGCTTAAAGTACATCATTAGCCCTCCTCTGCGCGACAGCGACCATCTTGAACAGTTATGGAATGGTTTACAGGACGGCACCATCAGCACCATTGCCACCGACCACTGCGCTTTTACCATGGATCAGAAACGGGCTGGCCGTGACGGTTTTCAATATTGCCCCAATGGTATGCCCGGTGTTGAAAACCGGATACCACTGATGTTCTCTGAAGGGGTAATGAAAGGCCGGCTGTCCATTAACCATTTCGTCGATCTGGTCAGTACCAGACCAGCTCAACTGTTTGGCCTTTATCCGCGCAAAGGGGTGATTGCCGAAGGTTCTGACGCTGATCTGGTCATTATTGACCCTGACTGTGAGGTCACCCTGAGCCAGAGCCGGATGCACAGCCGCTCCGACTATTGCCCCTACGAAGGTATGATCCTGCAGGGTTACCCGGTGATGACCCTGTCCAGGGGAAAAGTCATTGTACGCAATGGCGTGTTCAAAGGGCTGGCAGGCGACGGTGAATTTATTCCGAGAGAAACCCTGAATCGTTGTTTTCGCTACTGGAACAGGAACTGA
- a CDS encoding YgeY family selenium metabolism-linked hydrolase, with translation MTTDLKLPFADVLKKAEEYKPEMTRFLRDMIAIPSESCDEEKVVLRIKEEMEKVGFDKVEIDPQGNVLGTIGHGKHVIAMDAHIDTVGVGNMDNWTFDPYKGYEDEETIGGRGASDQEGGMASMVYAGKIIKDLGLEDDYTLVVTGTVQEEDCDGLCWQYIINESGLKPEFVVSTEPTDCNIYRGQRGRMEIRVEVSGISCHGSAPERGDNAIFKMGPILNEIKELSTRLGDDEFLGKGTLTVSEIFFSSPSRCAVADGCAISIDRRLTWGETWEGALEEIRALPAVKEAKAEVSMYNYDRPAYTGLVYETECYFPAWVIDEDHLVTKTTEACYELLFDEKPLVDKWTFSTNGVSIMGRYNIPVIGFGPGKEPEAHAPNEKTWKDHLVKCAAMYAVIPGMYLHNLKK, from the coding sequence ATGACAACCGATCTGAAGCTCCCTTTTGCTGACGTTCTGAAAAAGGCTGAAGAGTACAAGCCTGAAATGACCCGCTTCCTGCGGGATATGATTGCCATTCCCAGCGAGTCCTGTGACGAAGAAAAAGTCGTACTGCGCATCAAGGAAGAGATGGAAAAAGTGGGTTTCGACAAAGTTGAAATTGACCCACAGGGCAACGTTCTCGGTACCATTGGCCATGGTAAGCATGTGATTGCCATGGATGCTCACATTGATACCGTTGGTGTGGGCAATATGGACAACTGGACCTTTGACCCTTACAAAGGCTATGAAGACGAAGAGACCATTGGTGGTCGTGGCGCATCCGATCAGGAAGGCGGCATGGCGTCCATGGTGTATGCGGGCAAAATCATAAAGGATCTGGGTCTGGAAGACGATTACACTCTGGTCGTCACCGGTACCGTTCAGGAAGAAGACTGTGACGGTCTGTGCTGGCAGTACATTATCAATGAGTCCGGCCTGAAGCCAGAGTTTGTGGTGAGTACCGAGCCTACCGACTGCAATATCTACCGTGGTCAGCGCGGCCGTATGGAAATCCGTGTGGAAGTCAGCGGCATAAGTTGCCACGGTTCAGCGCCTGAGCGTGGTGATAATGCCATTTTCAAGATGGGCCCAATCCTGAATGAAATCAAGGAGCTTTCAACCCGTCTGGGCGATGATGAGTTCCTGGGCAAAGGTACCCTGACGGTTTCTGAAATCTTCTTCTCCTCCCCAAGCCGTTGTGCAGTAGCTGATGGCTGTGCTATCTCCATTGACCGTCGTCTGACCTGGGGTGAAACCTGGGAAGGCGCGCTGGAAGAAATTCGCGCTCTGCCTGCGGTTAAGGAAGCCAAAGCTGAAGTCAGTATGTACAACTATGACCGTCCAGCCTATACCGGTCTGGTGTATGAAACCGAATGCTATTTCCCTGCCTGGGTGATCGACGAAGATCATCTGGTGACAAAAACGACTGAAGCCTGCTATGAGCTGTTGTTTGATGAGAAGCCACTGGTTGATAAATGGACTTTCTCAACCAACGGCGTGTCCATCATGGGTCGTTACAACATTCCGGTGATTGGTTTTGGTCCGGGTAAAGAGCCTGAAGCTCATGCGCCTAATGAGAAAACCTGGAAAGACCATCTGGTGAAATGTGCGGCGATGTACGCTGTGATTCCGGGCATGTACCTGCATAACCTGAAGAAGTAA
- the dpaL gene encoding diaminopropionate ammonia-lyase: MSTFSLSLQQKDNPFFTGRSSSLFSTEIARTVLEFHQQIDAYKPTPLVSLDRLANELGIGKILVKDESYRFDLNAFKVLGGSYAIAQCVCQKLGISLDEFSFDSLKDQEPITFATATDGNHGRGIAWAAQQLGQKAVVYMPKGAAKERVDNILRLGAECIVTDLNYDDAVRLACKNADENGWLMVQDTAWEGYTEIPTWIMQGYMTMASEACDQLKAMGIPQPTHTVLQAGVGALAGGAMGYLANRYGADTFTGIVAEPDKADCIYQSGCTPDGAAVNVTGDLATIMAGLACGEPNPLGWEILKNCSRHFLSVEDKVAALGMRILGNPLQGDDVVISGESGAIGIGLLYAIAKHPDAGRIMESLKLDKNSVVLLFNTEGDTDQVNYRNVVWEGKYAV, translated from the coding sequence GTGTCAACATTTTCATTGTCACTGCAACAAAAAGACAACCCGTTTTTTACAGGACGATCGTCTTCTTTGTTCAGCACAGAGATCGCCAGAACCGTTCTCGAATTTCATCAACAGATCGATGCTTACAAGCCCACCCCGCTGGTCTCCCTTGACCGTCTGGCAAACGAGCTGGGCATAGGCAAAATTCTCGTCAAGGACGAGTCCTACCGATTTGACCTGAATGCTTTCAAAGTGCTTGGCGGTTCCTATGCCATTGCCCAGTGTGTCTGCCAGAAGCTGGGTATCTCTCTGGACGAATTCAGTTTCGACAGCTTAAAAGACCAGGAACCCATCACCTTTGCAACCGCTACCGATGGCAACCATGGTCGTGGTATTGCCTGGGCTGCGCAGCAGCTGGGACAGAAAGCTGTCGTTTATATGCCAAAGGGCGCAGCAAAGGAGCGTGTCGATAATATCCTCAGGCTGGGAGCCGAATGCATTGTCACCGACCTGAACTATGACGACGCTGTACGTCTGGCCTGCAAAAATGCCGACGAAAATGGCTGGCTGATGGTTCAGGACACAGCCTGGGAAGGCTACACCGAAATCCCGACCTGGATTATGCAGGGTTATATGACCATGGCATCGGAAGCCTGCGACCAGCTGAAAGCTATGGGTATTCCCCAGCCAACTCATACTGTTCTTCAGGCAGGCGTTGGTGCGCTGGCCGGTGGCGCAATGGGCTATCTCGCCAATCGTTACGGTGCCGACACCTTTACCGGCATTGTGGCAGAACCCGATAAAGCTGACTGCATTTACCAGTCTGGCTGCACCCCTGACGGTGCTGCCGTCAATGTGACCGGAGACCTGGCCACGATTATGGCTGGACTTGCCTGTGGTGAACCCAACCCACTGGGCTGGGAAATTCTCAAAAACTGCAGCCGCCATTTCCTGTCCGTAGAAGACAAGGTTGCTGCACTGGGTATGCGTATCCTGGGTAACCCATTGCAGGGAGATGACGTGGTTATATCCGGAGAGTCCGGCGCCATTGGTATCGGCCTGCTTTATGCCATTGCAAAACATCCGGATGCCGGGCGCATCATGGAATCGTTAAAGCTCGATAAAAATTCTGTCGTATTGCTGTTCAACACGGAAGGCGACACCGATCAGGTGAATTACCGGAATGTGGTCTGGGAAGGCAAATACGCTGTTTAA
- the ygeW gene encoding knotted carbamoyltransferase YgeW gives MATYQDLIEEIKNLDSELHNKDFLLTWEQSTDELKQVLTVAEALRELRNENISTKVFDSGLGVSLFRDNSTRTRFSFASACNMLGLAVQDLDEGKSQIAHGETVRETANMISFCADVIGIRDDMYLGYGNQYMREVGEALDFGKEEDVLAQRPGVVNLQCDVDHPTQSMSDLAWLKEHFGSLENLKGKKIAMTWAYSPSYGKPLSVPQGIIGLMTRFGMDVTLAHPEGYELIPEVVETAAKQAEESGGSFKQVASMEEAFEGADIVYPKSWAPYHVMGKRTELLKANDQEGLKALEKECLEQNAQHKDWHCTEEMMKRTKDGEALYMHCLPADITGVSCEEGEVTEGVFNKYLVDTYKEAGWKPFIIASMILNRKFGNPDVVLEKLMEKGKRRVDG, from the coding sequence ATGGCAACTTATCAGGATCTTATTGAAGAAATTAAAAATCTTGACTCTGAACTGCACAACAAGGATTTCCTGCTGACGTGGGAACAATCTACCGATGAGCTGAAACAGGTATTAACGGTTGCAGAAGCCCTGCGCGAACTGCGGAATGAGAACATCTCCACCAAAGTATTCGACAGTGGTCTGGGTGTTTCACTGTTCCGTGACAACTCTACCCGTACCCGTTTCTCATTTGCTTCCGCCTGCAACATGCTGGGTCTCGCCGTACAGGACCTGGACGAAGGCAAGTCTCAGATTGCTCACGGCGAAACCGTTCGGGAAACCGCCAACATGATCTCTTTCTGTGCAGACGTCATCGGTATTCGTGACGATATGTACCTGGGCTATGGCAACCAGTATATGCGCGAAGTGGGTGAAGCCCTGGATTTTGGTAAAGAAGAAGATGTACTGGCTCAGCGTCCGGGTGTCGTTAACCTGCAGTGCGACGTTGACCATCCTACCCAGAGCATGTCTGACCTCGCCTGGCTGAAAGAACACTTTGGCTCTCTGGAAAACCTCAAGGGTAAGAAAATCGCCATGACCTGGGCTTATTCCCCAAGCTACGGCAAGCCTCTGTCTGTACCTCAGGGCATTATCGGCCTGATGACCCGTTTCGGCATGGACGTCACACTGGCTCACCCTGAAGGCTATGAACTGATTCCGGAAGTGGTTGAAACCGCCGCCAAACAGGCGGAAGAAAGTGGCGGCAGCTTCAAACAGGTCGCCTCCATGGAAGAAGCCTTTGAAGGCGCTGACATCGTTTATCCAAAATCCTGGGCGCCTTATCACGTAATGGGCAAGCGCACTGAGCTGCTGAAAGCCAATGACCAAGAAGGCCTGAAGGCTCTGGAAAAAGAGTGTCTTGAACAGAATGCCCAGCATAAAGACTGGCACTGCACCGAAGAGATGATGAAGCGCACCAAAGATGGTGAAGCCCTGTACATGCACTGTCTGCCTGCTGACATCACCGGCGTATCCTGCGAAGAAGGAGAAGTGACTGAAGGCGTCTTTAACAAGTACCTGGTTGACACTTACAAGGAAGCTGGCTGGAAGCCATTTATCATTGCTTCCATGATCCTCAACCGTAAATTTGGCAACCCTGACGTGGTGCTGGAAAAACTCATGGAAAAAGGCAAGCGTCGTGTAGATGGCTGA
- a CDS encoding uracil-xanthine permease family protein translates to MELYYKLDDRPPLVKSFILGFQHLLSALPGIIGAPLVVASALGFSIQETVILVNASMLMSGIGSMIQGLGFAPLKLGAKLPVIQGTSFAFVGVSITIGFQYGFAAVVGATIVGGLFEVFLSFYIHRIRKFFPPVVTGTVVCLIGMTIFPVAVDWLAGGKGAEDYGSLMYLGVGGVVFLLVVFFNQWFKGFISSASILIGLIFGYLLWFALGLLDLSPVTEAAVVAIPNPLHFGIEFHTGAIIAICVVYTVSMVESVGDYLALSNYCDTELDSKRLSAGIRCEGLNSALAGVFNSMATTSFSQNIGVVGITGVASRYVVVFSGGILIAAGLLPKFGALIVSVPEPVIGGAGVIMFGMILAGGIGILKKIDFSRRNTMVLALGIAAGLTVTYRPEIVNELPDLVRMVCGNGVALGAIVTVIANLVLPESKTVKEALNAVSES, encoded by the coding sequence ATGGAACTGTACTATAAGCTCGATGATCGCCCTCCTCTTGTAAAAAGCTTTATTCTGGGTTTTCAGCATCTTCTGTCTGCACTGCCGGGGATCATTGGCGCACCACTGGTGGTTGCCTCGGCTCTGGGGTTTTCTATACAGGAAACGGTGATCCTGGTGAATGCTTCGATGCTGATGTCCGGTATTGGCAGTATGATTCAGGGGCTGGGTTTTGCTCCGCTTAAGCTGGGGGCAAAGCTTCCTGTTATTCAGGGTACCAGTTTTGCTTTTGTAGGCGTGTCGATCACTATCGGGTTTCAATACGGTTTCGCGGCGGTGGTTGGAGCCACGATTGTCGGAGGATTATTTGAGGTCTTCCTGAGTTTCTATATTCATCGTATACGAAAGTTTTTCCCGCCTGTGGTGACCGGAACAGTTGTCTGTCTGATCGGTATGACGATCTTTCCTGTAGCGGTGGATTGGCTGGCAGGAGGAAAGGGCGCTGAAGACTATGGTAGCCTGATGTATCTGGGTGTTGGTGGGGTGGTGTTTTTACTGGTTGTCTTTTTTAACCAGTGGTTCAAAGGGTTTATCTCTTCAGCCTCCATCCTGATTGGCCTGATTTTTGGTTACCTTCTCTGGTTTGCCCTCGGTCTGCTGGATCTGAGCCCGGTGACCGAGGCCGCTGTGGTCGCTATTCCCAACCCACTTCATTTTGGTATTGAGTTTCATACGGGTGCCATTATTGCCATATGTGTTGTGTACACCGTATCCATGGTGGAGTCAGTCGGTGACTATCTTGCCCTGTCTAACTATTGTGACACCGAGCTGGACAGTAAACGCTTAAGTGCCGGCATTCGCTGTGAAGGTTTAAACAGTGCGCTGGCTGGTGTGTTCAACTCCATGGCAACCACTTCGTTCAGTCAGAATATTGGTGTTGTGGGTATTACTGGTGTGGCGAGCCGTTATGTTGTGGTGTTCTCCGGAGGCATTTTGATTGCTGCCGGACTCCTGCCAAAGTTTGGTGCCCTGATTGTCAGTGTGCCTGAGCCGGTGATTGGCGGAGCAGGCGTGATAATGTTCGGTATGATTCTCGCCGGAGGCATTGGCATCCTGAAAAAAATTGACTTCTCCCGCCGTAACACCATGGTACTTGCCCTGGGTATTGCTGCCGGTCTGACAGTGACCTACCGGCCTGAAATCGTTAATGAACTGCCGGACCTGGTGAGAATGGTGTGTGGTAATGGTGTCGCTCTTGGCGCGATTGTAACCGTCATTGCCAATCTGGTTTTACCAGAAAGCAAGACTGTAAAAGAAGCACTGAATGCTGTTTCTGAGAGCTAA